One stretch of Punica granatum isolate Tunisia-2019 chromosome 5, ASM765513v2, whole genome shotgun sequence DNA includes these proteins:
- the LOC116207158 gene encoding uncharacterized protein At2g34160, with translation MAVETVPIMPTTDSSVQKKNRIQVSNTKKPLFFYVNLAKRYIQQHNEVELSALGMAITTVVTIAEILKNNGIATEKKVLTSSVGMKDENRGKMIQKAKIEIVLGKSEEFDTPTASPTAPQAADEAASKDKK, from the exons ATGGCAGTCGAGACAGTCCCAATTATGCCCACAACGGACAGCTCAGtgcagaagaagaacaggattCAGGTCTCCAACACCAAGAAGCCCCTCTTCTTCTATGTCAATCTTGCCAAG AGGTACATACAGCAACACAACGAGGTTGAACTTTCGGCCTTGGGCATGG CAATCACAACGGTTGTGACGATAGCAGAGATTTTGAAGAACAATGGAATCGCCACCGAGAAGA AGGTCTTGACATCGTCGGTTGGGATGAAGGACGAGAACCGGGGAAAGATGATCCAGAAGGCAAAG ATTGAGATCGTGCTTGGAAAGTCTGAGGAGTTCGACACTCCAACTGCTTCTCCGACCGCACCCCAGGCTGCAGATGAGGCTGCTTCCAAGGACAAGAAATGA